In Risungbinella massiliensis, a single window of DNA contains:
- a CDS encoding GNAT family N-acetyltransferase produces the protein MYRKELFVFDQDRPIPAVIRNYEKKDFPALIQIQQESFPPPFPSDLWWNTKQLNNHIILFPEGALCIEVDGEVAGSMTGLLVQFDPKHPNHTWEEITDNGYIRNHNPNGNTLYVVDIGVRPSYRMLGLGKWLMLSMYDVVIHHRLERLLGGGRMPGYHKKASEMTPDEYLKAVVKGELKDPVITFLLRCGRTPVKVVANYLEDEESCGYGTLMEWKNPYNFSTN, from the coding sequence ATGTACCGAAAAGAGCTCTTTGTGTTTGATCAAGATCGACCTATCCCAGCGGTGATCCGAAATTATGAAAAAAAAGACTTTCCTGCTCTCATCCAAATTCAACAGGAAAGCTTCCCACCACCATTCCCATCTGACTTATGGTGGAATACCAAACAATTAAATAACCATATCATTTTGTTTCCCGAAGGAGCTTTATGTATAGAGGTTGATGGTGAGGTCGCTGGATCGATGACAGGACTGCTTGTTCAATTCGATCCCAAACATCCCAACCATACATGGGAAGAGATTACCGATAATGGGTATATCCGAAATCATAATCCCAACGGGAATACCCTCTATGTTGTTGATATTGGAGTTCGTCCTTCCTATCGAATGTTAGGCTTAGGAAAATGGCTTATGTTATCTATGTATGATGTTGTCATTCACCATAGATTAGAACGATTGTTAGGTGGTGGGAGAATGCCTGGATATCATAAAAAAGCAAGTGAGATGACACCAGATGAATATCTCAAAGCAGTGGTAAAAGGGGAGCTAAAAGACCCTGTCATCACCTTCTTACTCCGTTGTGGACGCACCCCTGTTAAGGTGGTGGCTAATTATTTAGAGGATGAAGAATCATGTGGTTACGGTACACTAATGGAATGGAAAAATCCTTATAACTTCTCTACAAACTGA
- a CDS encoding RNA-directed DNA polymerase, with amino-acid sequence MIQIILANGYFPAELPPVWDSSSFAKQHASLKVSGKRRASQPLAFTIPKKGKNRRWLKIPHPLYYLLLTKEIVQRFPSIETLTQKSSFSLSAPYFSSNRNRAISPTHSFTEVHESRFQDSLTKPYYVQTDLAGYYASLYTHSIPWAIHGKEYARANRRSRKLWGNQVDALVRNMQEGQTMGIPVGPDLSFWISEVVAQEIDFQLQEQYPTIHGSRFLDDYRFYVEKVEEGELLLQKLSQILDGWKLRLNPYKTRVGLTPELTQPVWKVELMLPAELDQRFNSRFSTYLEKAVRFAKEFPEDSVLRYVISQLASVSNIPNLTLYEKFLFYAMRSDGRTISLATNQMLKISPTWKAAEQEEILARLHTLCSSFLQSGKHLESLWLLYFFKHRSEVLPTSLSNLLSQEKNPLLVLLSLDLWSMGLLPDLDRGGWNTPAQVSKGYDLWWMVAYESESRGWLKGNFPICKQDAFFQSLRLSGVSFYDEQAHRIVQMKGNWFATYD; translated from the coding sequence ATGATCCAAATCATTTTAGCAAATGGTTATTTTCCAGCAGAACTTCCACCAGTATGGGATAGTAGTAGTTTTGCAAAACAACATGCTAGTCTCAAGGTTTCAGGAAAAAGGCGAGCGAGCCAACCTTTGGCTTTTACCATACCAAAGAAAGGGAAAAACCGTAGATGGCTCAAAATTCCACATCCCCTGTACTATCTTCTTTTAACCAAAGAGATTGTTCAACGGTTCCCTTCTATTGAAACTTTGACGCAGAAATCAAGTTTCAGTCTAAGTGCTCCATATTTCTCTTCTAATCGAAATCGTGCCATTAGTCCCACTCATTCCTTCACTGAGGTACATGAATCCCGGTTTCAAGATTCGTTAACCAAACCTTACTATGTCCAGACAGATCTAGCTGGTTACTATGCATCTCTCTATACTCACTCCATCCCTTGGGCCATTCATGGTAAAGAATATGCGAGAGCCAATCGTAGAAGTCGAAAACTTTGGGGAAATCAAGTGGATGCATTGGTTCGGAATATGCAAGAAGGGCAGACGATGGGGATTCCAGTTGGACCAGATCTCTCTTTTTGGATATCAGAAGTAGTAGCACAGGAAATTGACTTTCAATTGCAAGAACAGTACCCTACGATCCATGGTAGTCGATTTCTCGATGACTATCGGTTTTATGTAGAAAAAGTGGAAGAAGGAGAATTGCTTCTTCAAAAGTTGAGTCAGATATTGGATGGATGGAAGCTCCGTTTAAATCCATATAAAACGAGAGTTGGTCTAACACCAGAACTTACCCAGCCGGTATGGAAGGTAGAGCTAATGCTTCCAGCTGAGTTAGATCAGAGATTCAACTCTCGATTCTCTACTTATTTAGAGAAAGCAGTTCGATTCGCAAAAGAGTTTCCAGAAGACTCTGTATTGAGATATGTTATCTCGCAATTAGCTAGTGTATCTAATATTCCAAATCTCACATTGTATGAAAAGTTTCTCTTTTATGCGATGAGATCAGATGGCCGTACCATTTCTTTGGCAACTAATCAAATGTTAAAGATCTCTCCCACTTGGAAGGCAGCAGAACAGGAAGAGATTCTAGCTAGACTCCACACTTTATGTAGTTCTTTCCTTCAAAGTGGTAAACACTTAGAATCGCTCTGGCTACTCTATTTTTTTAAACATCGAAGCGAAGTCCTTCCTACCTCACTGAGTAACCTGCTTTCTCAAGAGAAAAACCCATTGTTGGTCCTTCTATCACTTGATCTATGGAGTATGGGGCTGCTTCCAGATTTAGATCGAGGTGGATGGAACACTCCCGCACAAGTAAGTAAAGGGTATGATCTTTGGTGGATGGTTGCATATGAGAGTGAGAGTCGAGGTTGGCTAAAAGGAAATTTCCCAATATGTAAGCAGGATGCTTTTTTCCAGAGTCTACGCTTGTCTGGTGTCTCTTTTTATGATGAACAGGCTCACCGTATCGTACAAATGAAAGGGAACTGGTTTGCTACGTATGATTAA
- a CDS encoding DUF84 family protein: MTTFLVPNWTKVAVGTTNKAKIGAVQTVLPTIPIVPLSVPSDVSAQPFSDEETLQGAKNRAIHVLQAAADAEVGIGLEGGVQETEVGLFLCNWGALTDGQNTFIAGGARILLPIEFREPLRNGQELADLVDQYATRRDVRNQEGAMGILTEGWLKRRDVFAQIVQMLVGQYLHHHKGQ, from the coding sequence ATGACAACATTTTTAGTTCCCAATTGGACAAAGGTAGCTGTTGGTACTACTAATAAAGCAAAAATAGGAGCCGTGCAGACAGTTCTACCTACTATACCAATTGTACCACTCTCCGTCCCTTCTGATGTATCAGCTCAGCCTTTTTCAGATGAAGAAACATTACAAGGAGCCAAAAATCGGGCAATTCATGTTTTACAAGCAGCAGCTGATGCTGAGGTAGGTATTGGTCTAGAAGGAGGTGTTCAGGAGACAGAAGTCGGTCTTTTCCTCTGTAATTGGGGTGCCTTAACAGATGGGCAAAATACCTTTATAGCAGGTGGAGCACGGATATTGCTACCGATTGAATTTCGAGAGCCTCTACGAAACGGCCAAGAACTGGCTGATCTGGTCGACCAATATGCTACAAGACGAGATGTGCGAAACCAAGAAGGGGCAATGGGAATCTTGACGGAGGGATGGCTGAAGCGTCGCGATGTATTTGCTCAAATCGTACAAATGTTGGTAGGGCAATACTTGCATCACCATAAGGGGCAATAA
- a CDS encoding DNA-3-methyladenine glycosylase family protein, with product MTTPKKVMPVFSFDKHLGIITLIPPREFSFTETLTYLSRSPLECLHQIQNRRILKILEIEEKPTLIEISEKGDSSIQVRFVNFIPQSTTSYEAVGDYVMEWFDLRKDLVPFYLMAKNDSLLNTLTRNYFGLRIIGVPDLFEALCWAVIGQQVNLTFAYTLKQRFVQSFGNLIIWNNQSYWLFPKPEQINASDVNKLKELQFTGRKAKYIVGIAQLMKSGKLSKDNLLKSGNIQDIEQRLLSIRGVGPWTAHYVLMRCLREPSAFPIGDAGLHNALKQLLHRPKKPSIQEIQQIFARWKNWEAYAVFYLWRSLVSR from the coding sequence ATGACTACACCAAAAAAGGTCATGCCCGTTTTCAGTTTTGATAAACATTTAGGAATTATTACGCTGATTCCCCCTAGAGAATTCAGCTTTACGGAGACACTTACCTACCTTTCTAGATCCCCTTTAGAGTGTCTACATCAAATCCAAAATCGCAGGATTTTGAAGATACTAGAGATAGAAGAAAAGCCGACTCTGATAGAAATTAGCGAAAAAGGAGACTCCTCTATTCAAGTACGTTTCGTCAACTTTATTCCCCAAAGCACTACATCGTATGAAGCAGTTGGGGATTATGTAATGGAATGGTTCGACCTACGAAAAGATTTGGTACCTTTTTATCTCATGGCAAAAAACGACTCGTTGCTAAACACGTTAACCCGCAATTATTTCGGTCTTCGCATTATTGGTGTTCCAGATTTGTTCGAAGCACTCTGCTGGGCTGTGATTGGTCAACAAGTAAATCTAACATTTGCCTATACATTAAAGCAACGGTTCGTTCAGTCATTTGGTAACCTTATTATATGGAATAACCAATCATATTGGCTGTTTCCGAAACCGGAGCAAATAAATGCTAGTGACGTAAATAAATTAAAAGAATTGCAATTTACTGGTAGAAAAGCAAAATACATTGTAGGGATCGCGCAACTCATGAAAAGCGGCAAGTTATCCAAAGATAATCTACTGAAATCAGGGAATATCCAAGATATAGAGCAACGGCTCTTGTCGATTCGTGGCGTTGGACCATGGACAGCACATTATGTTCTAATGAGATGTTTACGAGAACCATCCGCTTTTCCAATCGGAGATGCAGGATTGCACAATGCACTAAAGCAACTGCTTCATAGACCAAAAAAACCTTCTATACAAGAAATCCAGCAAATCTTTGCTCGCTGGAAAAACTGGGAAGCCTATGCAGTTTTCTATTTATGGAGAAGTCTGGTCTCGAGATAA
- a CDS encoding YciI family protein, translated as MFLAILNYKVPLTEVDRHVQDHRDYLDTLYAKGKLIVSGPQEPKTGGVILFAVSSQAEVDEMIANDPYFVRGIATYQVIQFHPVKSDGRFRELYLEK; from the coding sequence ATGTTTTTAGCTATTCTTAACTATAAAGTACCACTCACAGAAGTAGATCGCCATGTTCAAGATCATCGGGATTATCTCGATACCCTTTATGCTAAAGGAAAGCTCATCGTTTCTGGACCCCAAGAACCTAAAACAGGTGGTGTTATTCTCTTTGCAGTTTCCAGTCAAGCTGAGGTAGATGAAATGATTGCTAACGATCCTTATTTTGTACGAGGAATTGCAACGTATCAGGTGATTCAATTCCATCCTGTAAAGAGCGATGGACGATTTCGAGAGTTGTATTTGGAAAAATAG
- a CDS encoding metallophosphoesterase family protein, with the protein MKIGLIGDIHGRVLHTLAMITTWQIHHQEALDLIIQVGDFGVYPEPDESLYNNKFYMQDPSQFDFSHFIHAQGALLQNLHYIKGRLSNPIHFIRGNHEDFDWLEKLSSHNNDNVISIDSLDIFRYVKDGTVLKIGSTKVGFLGGIETSHQGKDSIDIEKYMELLALPVGEIDILITHDAPYGIGSNYHGEVQGSKKISALIKKIQPTYLIAGHYHHVNGPRMYGDTTYLGLNVIIDLRKDHLGRVQVGSLAILDTEKNELRIVDETWLARFDKNFDFNQFCERLKNGERL; encoded by the coding sequence TTGAAAATCGGATTGATTGGAGATATTCATGGTAGAGTTCTACATACTCTCGCCATGATTACCACATGGCAAATTCATCATCAAGAGGCATTGGATCTGATCATTCAGGTAGGGGATTTTGGCGTTTACCCAGAACCTGATGAATCGCTATATAATAATAAATTTTATATGCAAGACCCATCGCAATTTGATTTTAGCCATTTTATCCATGCACAAGGAGCTCTTCTGCAAAATTTGCACTATATAAAGGGACGTCTCTCGAATCCAATTCATTTTATTCGGGGTAATCATGAGGATTTTGATTGGCTTGAGAAATTAAGTTCCCATAACAACGACAATGTAATCAGTATCGATTCCTTGGACATTTTTCGTTATGTGAAGGATGGTACTGTATTAAAAATTGGTAGTACCAAAGTAGGATTTCTTGGTGGAATTGAAACATCTCATCAAGGAAAAGATTCGATAGATATAGAAAAATATATGGAGTTACTAGCTTTACCAGTAGGGGAGATTGATATTTTGATAACCCATGATGCGCCTTATGGTATCGGATCGAACTATCATGGTGAAGTACAGGGCTCCAAAAAAATATCGGCACTTATAAAAAAAATCCAACCCACATATCTGATTGCAGGTCATTATCATCATGTGAATGGTCCGAGAATGTACGGAGATACAACCTATCTAGGTCTAAATGTGATAATAGACCTTCGTAAGGATCATCTAGGAAGGGTCCAAGTAGGGAGTTTGGCTATTCTCGATACAGAGAAAAATGAATTGCGAATAGTCGATGAGACTTGGCTCGCTCGTTTTGATAAAAATTTCGATTTTAACCAATTTTGTGAACGACTAAAAAACGGTGAGAGATTATAG
- a CDS encoding MerR family transcriptional regulator translates to MSKEQNYSIGEFSEKTGTSIRTLHYYDEIGILQPEKHPTSGHRIYTDQDALTLQKIVSLKFLGYRLEDISIMTKEASFDMGLNETLQLHQNALEEKKESIETALKAVRRTISLLEEEGEVDSAVLMSLIHSIQTEKEQRQWVEKHTSKEVAELLYNKSEEEMISLEKEYIQFSKEVKRLVGKPVDDLEVQALIDKNMKASLEFIGEDVINSFSQMVETVKVDNLPNFVLSPYTKKEEEWLNQAMEYYMKQNQM, encoded by the coding sequence ATGAGTAAAGAGCAAAATTACTCAATTGGAGAATTCTCCGAAAAGACTGGTACATCCATACGAACATTACATTATTACGATGAAATAGGGATTCTTCAACCAGAAAAGCACCCTACGTCTGGACATCGAATTTACACAGACCAAGATGCACTAACACTGCAAAAGATCGTAAGCCTTAAGTTTTTGGGATATCGCCTTGAGGATATTAGTATCATGACTAAAGAGGCTAGTTTTGATATGGGATTAAATGAAACACTACAATTGCACCAGAATGCTTTGGAGGAGAAAAAAGAATCAATCGAGACGGCATTAAAAGCGGTCCGTCGCACGATTAGTTTATTAGAGGAAGAAGGAGAGGTGGATAGTGCAGTTCTCATGAGTCTGATCCATAGTATCCAAACAGAGAAAGAACAACGACAATGGGTAGAAAAGCATACTTCTAAGGAAGTGGCGGAGCTATTGTACAATAAGTCAGAAGAAGAGATGATCTCATTGGAAAAAGAATATATTCAATTCTCCAAAGAGGTGAAAAGATTAGTAGGAAAGCCTGTTGATGATCTAGAAGTACAAGCACTAATAGACAAAAACATGAAGGCAAGTTTGGAATTTATCGGAGAAGATGTTATAAACTCGTTTAGCCAAATGGTGGAGACGGTTAAAGTAGATAATCTACCGAATTTCGTTCTTTCTCCATATACAAAAAAAGAAGAAGAGTGGCTAAATCAAGCGATGGAGTATTATATGAAACAGAACCAAATGTAG
- a CDS encoding glycoside hydrolase family 10 protein has translation MFSLILITCLVVALVFSTAVPAVQATDSEPTWTKHQLRAMWIASVVNVDWPSKTGLTKEEQQKEFLHKLDTAKSMNMNAVVVQVSPTADAFYQSNIYPWSKYLSGTQGVDPGYDPLAFMIEEAHKRNLEFHAWLNPYRISMDTNLNGLVDNHPAKQHPEWVESYGGKLYFNPGIPAVRQHIQNVIKEVTANYDVDAIHFDDYFYPYPVSGQDFPDADTFAQYGSGYTDKGDWRRNNVDLLVKEVAQAIKATKPYVKFGISPFGIWKNKRTDPAGSDTAGSESYYSIYADSRKWVKEEWLDYITPQIYWNIGLNVAAYDKLVPWWSEQVRGTKVQLYIGQASYKIAANNEAWNNPEEMPNQLRLNMNYPEVKGSIFFSAKDFSTRNPLGIREKLANDMYCYPSLVPTMPYLDNQAPVAPKLQAVTKREDGVRLHWKDTDATTTYFVVYRFPKGAKVDLNDATKIVETVRKTGKIQTYVDQEADQSKKYTYVITAVDRLHNESVASKAVSSK, from the coding sequence ATTTTCTCGTTGATTCTCATTACTTGTTTAGTTGTTGCGTTAGTATTTAGCACTGCTGTTCCTGCAGTACAAGCTACTGATAGCGAGCCGACTTGGACCAAGCATCAGCTAAGAGCGATGTGGATTGCTTCTGTCGTTAATGTGGACTGGCCTTCCAAGACAGGCTTGACCAAAGAAGAACAACAAAAAGAATTTCTTCACAAGCTAGATACTGCTAAATCGATGAATATGAATGCAGTAGTTGTGCAGGTAAGCCCAACTGCGGATGCATTCTATCAATCAAACATCTATCCTTGGTCAAAATACCTATCTGGTACTCAAGGGGTAGATCCTGGTTATGATCCACTTGCATTTATGATTGAAGAGGCCCATAAACGGAATTTAGAATTTCATGCGTGGTTGAACCCATATCGGATTAGCATGGATACAAATTTAAATGGATTAGTAGACAACCATCCTGCGAAACAACATCCAGAGTGGGTAGAAAGTTACGGTGGAAAATTATACTTTAATCCTGGGATTCCAGCTGTTCGTCAACATATCCAAAACGTAATAAAAGAAGTGACAGCCAATTACGATGTAGATGCAATTCATTTTGATGACTATTTCTATCCTTATCCAGTAAGTGGTCAAGACTTCCCAGATGCTGATACGTTCGCACAATATGGAAGCGGTTACACGGATAAAGGAGATTGGCGTCGAAACAATGTTGATCTACTGGTAAAAGAGGTAGCTCAAGCAATAAAAGCGACCAAACCTTACGTGAAGTTTGGTATTAGCCCATTTGGCATTTGGAAAAACAAAAGAACGGATCCTGCTGGTTCAGATACCGCTGGTTCGGAAAGCTACTACTCGATCTATGCTGACTCTCGGAAATGGGTCAAAGAAGAGTGGCTGGATTATATTACTCCACAGATTTACTGGAACATTGGTTTAAATGTTGCAGCTTATGACAAACTCGTTCCTTGGTGGTCTGAACAAGTTAGAGGAACCAAAGTACAATTATATATTGGACAAGCCTCTTATAAAATTGCAGCTAACAACGAAGCTTGGAACAATCCGGAAGAGATGCCAAATCAGTTACGGCTCAATATGAACTACCCAGAAGTAAAAGGAAGTATTTTCTTTAGTGCCAAAGACTTCTCTACTCGCAATCCGCTGGGAATCAGAGAAAAGCTAGCCAATGATATGTATTGTTATCCATCTTTGGTACCTACCATGCCGTATCTTGATAACCAAGCACCAGTCGCCCCTAAATTGCAAGCGGTTACAAAAAGAGAAGACGGAGTTCGTCTTCACTGGAAAGATACAGATGCGACCACTACCTATTTTGTCGTCTATCGTTTTCCAAAAGGAGCGAAAGTTGATCTAAATGATGCTACCAAAATCGTAGAAACTGTACGCAAAACTGGGAAAATCCAAACTTATGTAGATCAGGAAGCAGATCAATCTAAGAAATACACCTATGTCATTACTGCAGTAGATCGATTGCACAATGAAAGTGTAGCAAGTAAAGCAGTTTCGTCGAAATAA
- a CDS encoding bifunctional transcriptional activator/DNA repair enzyme AdaA, translating into MDDEIFRSVYETILRRDTRHDGKYYVGIITTGIFCRPSCRSRTPKPENVRVYSSIEEALQAGFRPCKRCRPEHPSPHGPDAKIAHAVNDLLQKRYSEGWTLGKIAMELNMSPYHLQRVFKRITGTTPAKQLLLTRINAAKHLLEQKERSIAEISATIGFRSVSHFSAAFKRLVGCTPNAYREQLSFPKENTT; encoded by the coding sequence ATGGATGATGAGATATTTCGCTCTGTATACGAGACTATTTTACGTCGAGATACCCGACACGATGGAAAATATTATGTTGGAATTATCACCACTGGTATTTTTTGTAGACCTTCATGTAGATCACGAACTCCCAAACCAGAGAACGTAAGAGTATACAGCAGTATAGAAGAAGCACTCCAAGCAGGATTTCGCCCATGCAAAAGATGCCGACCGGAACATCCTAGTCCACATGGCCCAGATGCAAAAATCGCACATGCAGTGAATGATCTACTTCAAAAACGATATAGTGAAGGTTGGACACTTGGCAAGATCGCCATGGAGTTAAATATGAGCCCTTACCACTTACAACGTGTGTTTAAACGAATAACTGGGACAACGCCTGCTAAACAATTACTTCTTACTAGAATAAATGCTGCAAAGCATCTTCTTGAACAAAAAGAACGATCAATAGCAGAGATTTCTGCTACTATCGGGTTCCGTAGCGTATCCCATTTTTCCGCTGCGTTTAAAAGACTGGTTGGCTGTACACCTAATGCATACCGTGAGCAACTATCTTTCCCAAAGGAGAATACAACATGA
- a CDS encoding methylated-DNA--[protein]-cysteine S-methyltransferase: protein MMSKPVSEIYWGTFQHPLLLHPLHLAVTNQGLCRITWPHETIDVLKKWVNRRIPNAFLIQNHNQLSKYVQQLQEYFDGDRKKFTLPLDLRGTAFQTSVWQALTQIPYGQAWSYSDIAERIDNPKAVRAVGTANGANPIPIVIPCHRVIGKNATLTGFRGGLDMKEKLLQLEGYYDYTKKGHARFQF from the coding sequence ATGATGAGCAAACCCGTGTCAGAAATATATTGGGGAACATTTCAACACCCACTTTTATTACATCCACTACATTTGGCTGTTACCAATCAGGGATTATGTCGAATCACTTGGCCCCATGAAACAATCGATGTTCTCAAAAAATGGGTAAATAGGAGGATACCAAACGCTTTTCTCATCCAAAACCACAACCAATTGTCGAAGTATGTTCAGCAGTTACAAGAGTATTTTGATGGAGATCGGAAAAAATTCACTCTCCCCTTGGATCTACGAGGAACTGCTTTTCAAACCTCTGTGTGGCAAGCATTAACCCAAATCCCATATGGTCAAGCTTGGAGTTACTCTGATATAGCAGAACGAATAGATAATCCAAAGGCTGTACGAGCAGTAGGAACCGCAAACGGAGCAAATCCAATTCCCATTGTCATTCCATGTCATCGAGTCATTGGCAAAAATGCCACACTTACAGGATTTCGTGGTGGTCTAGATATGAAGGAAAAGCTACTTCAACTGGAGGGATATTATGACTACACCAAAAAAGGTCATGCCCGTTTTCAGTTTTGA
- a CDS encoding protein kinase domain-containing protein, producing MKGKILGGRYLIKRPLGQGAMAVVYEAEDSHLQRSVAVKVMRPEFATNEHLLNRFIIEAQATAKLSHENIVQLFNMGMDGGYYYLVIEHVKGKTLKQHIADLGALTAEESIEIAIQMCDALIHAHDNGILHRDIKPQNILWYDYGKVKVADFGLARFSSQASMHTEPGAIMGSVLYLSPEQLEGKDLFDSSDLYPVGVILYECLIGQPPFTGENGLEVALAHLQKPMPSVLDIRPDLPPELEILIQKATTKDPTERYLSARALKGALLEVRRLLREMEEKKRIITPPPARLKVKRRKRRKVLLPLVLLPILVGSGIWYWQYTAKENETPIQPIIETTTTKPPNSTETETRDPNPSAGSVISEVTQKKEKPQEKSSEKTPTPEKPSILYYVYAGSFQAKANAEQHAREVKSKTGISAKVVKAVVNGKTMYRVETGSFEDEKQADSQVTKLKKADFSAFKTPVQK from the coding sequence ATGAAGGGAAAAATACTAGGCGGCCGTTATCTGATAAAACGACCTCTCGGACAAGGAGCCATGGCGGTAGTATATGAGGCAGAGGATTCTCATCTGCAACGATCCGTAGCTGTCAAAGTGATGCGCCCTGAATTTGCAACCAATGAACATCTATTAAATCGGTTCATCATAGAGGCACAAGCTACTGCAAAACTTTCTCACGAGAATATTGTTCAACTCTTTAATATGGGGATGGATGGGGGATATTATTATCTCGTAATTGAACACGTAAAAGGAAAAACACTGAAGCAACATATCGCAGATCTTGGAGCTCTCACCGCAGAAGAGTCCATCGAAATCGCCATCCAAATGTGTGATGCGCTCATCCATGCTCATGATAATGGAATTCTCCATCGTGATATTAAGCCACAAAACATCCTATGGTATGACTATGGCAAAGTCAAAGTAGCAGATTTTGGATTGGCTCGTTTTTCGTCCCAGGCTTCAATGCATACAGAGCCTGGAGCAATTATGGGCTCTGTCCTCTACCTCTCTCCTGAACAATTGGAGGGAAAAGATCTCTTTGATTCCTCTGATCTCTATCCAGTAGGTGTCATATTATATGAATGCTTGATAGGACAACCTCCGTTCACTGGTGAAAACGGGTTAGAAGTAGCTCTAGCACACCTGCAAAAACCGATGCCATCGGTACTCGATATCCGACCAGATCTACCTCCAGAGCTTGAAATACTGATTCAAAAAGCGACTACCAAAGATCCTACTGAACGATATTTAAGTGCACGTGCTCTAAAAGGAGCTCTTCTCGAAGTACGTAGACTACTCCGAGAAATGGAAGAAAAGAAACGAATCATTACACCACCACCAGCTCGATTAAAAGTAAAACGTAGGAAGAGACGAAAAGTATTGCTACCACTAGTTCTCCTCCCGATTCTAGTAGGATCTGGAATCTGGTACTGGCAATATACAGCCAAAGAAAACGAGACACCAATTCAGCCAATCATTGAAACAACCACTACTAAACCACCGAATTCAACCGAGACAGAGACTCGAGATCCCAATCCATCCGCTGGATCTGTTATCTCAGAAGTTACTCAGAAAAAAGAGAAACCTCAAGAGAAGTCTTCAGAAAAAACTCCCACTCCAGAAAAACCATCCATTCTCTACTATGTCTATGCTGGTTCTTTCCAAGCAAAAGCCAATGCAGAACAGCATGCTCGTGAGGTAAAGAGTAAAACGGGTATCTCAGCAAAAGTGGTCAAGGCGGTCGTAAACGGCAAAACAATGTATCGAGTAGAAACCGGCTCTTTTGAAGATGAGAAACAAGCCGATTCTCAAGTCACCAAACTAAAAAAAGCCGATTTCTCAGCCTTTAAAACTCCTGTTCAAAAATAA
- a CDS encoding cupin domain-containing protein yields the protein MEEQNDQVMVDQVLQYSDGRMVTFLHDHNDQKLIIKHIWTKPGRMSGPHWHPVLTETFIIVEGRMRFRIDGEEFIYGPNERIIVHPNQVHQFWNISQQRLVVIHEVSPPGHHQAMFELLHRLEWEGKVNKKGIPNNPLWLGLLWECIDGYLEGPPIFLQRVMLGGLAKFAKLIGYKANRHSI from the coding sequence ATGGAGGAACAAAATGATCAGGTCATGGTAGATCAAGTTTTACAGTATTCTGATGGGCGTATGGTGACATTTCTTCATGACCACAACGATCAAAAACTAATAATAAAACATATTTGGACAAAACCTGGGAGGATGTCTGGTCCCCACTGGCATCCAGTCTTGACAGAGACTTTTATCATTGTGGAAGGGAGAATGCGATTTCGGATCGACGGAGAAGAGTTTATATATGGACCTAATGAGAGGATCATAGTTCATCCAAATCAAGTACATCAATTTTGGAACATAAGCCAACAACGATTAGTTGTGATCCATGAGGTTTCTCCACCAGGTCATCACCAAGCCATGTTTGAGCTCCTTCACAGGTTAGAATGGGAAGGAAAGGTGAATAAAAAAGGTATCCCTAACAACCCTTTATGGTTGGGACTTCTTTGGGAATGTATAGATGGTTATTTAGAAGGTCCACCTATATTTTTACAACGTGTTATGTTAGGTGGACTTGCCAAATTTGCTAAATTGATTGGTTATAAAGCTAATAGACATAGTATTTGA